Genomic window (Aquimarina sp. BL5):
TTTTTCTTATGCCCAGTGGCAAAATTATCTAAACCTACAACTTTACTGCCTTTTTCTAGTAAAGCTTCACATAGATTCGACCCGATAAAACCCGCTGCTCCAGTAACTAAAACAGTAGAAGAACTCAATAGTTCTAATTGGTTAGTGTTCATGAATTTCTTGTATTATCCCTTGATTTTTAATCCCCTACGCTATGCATATTGCACAGACTGCGCGAAATTAAGATTAAACAACAGAACACACAACTTATATCAAAGGGGATTTTAACCCATAATAAAATTCACTATGTTCCGTCATCCCATAAAAAAATCAATTCATCGATTTAATTATCATAATCAACTGTAAATCAAATATATAAATTCTTACTCATTTTTATTAACAAAAACGTTTTCGAAGTATGAAAACAGGTATTAATACGTGTAAAAATTTAGTGACTCAATTTCGAACCAGTTTTCGACTAAACATCGAGATTCTAGTATTTGTTCATAGTAAATTGAAATTTCTAAATTAGCAACTCTTGTTGAAGATGTAAAAGAGTATTTAATATAAGAGGCGACTAATTAATTGTATTTTCTCTGATAGTTTTTTCAAAGTCCAGAGCTAATTCTCCTGTCCATTCTTTAAGGAACCAATACCTCCAAACTGACAGTAAAGTCAAAACTATAAAAATCCAAGGACTTAAAGCACCACCTATGAATCCGTGAATAATTTCAATAAAAAATACAAAAGATAAACTTCGGAAAAGTTTATAATGTGCTGTATTTCTTTCTAATTCCTGTAAAGCGGAGACATTATTCATCCTTATAAAGGAAAACGCCTTATAAAACCTATCACGCCCCAATGATTTTTCATGGAATTGAAAATATAACAGGTCCAAAGGATAACTGATATTAAGTAAAAAGTGCCCTGTTATATAGGACATCACCAAAAACAAGATAGTCTCTGAGGTCTCAATATTACTAAAATTAAAAACAGCGCGTATCTCATTGATCCACAAATAAACAAACACTATTCCTGGTAAAAGAATTGCAAACAAATCAAAGATTCCAATAAAAAAATCGCCGGGTTTAAAGTTCATAATAGACTATTTTAAAATTATCTTAAACCTATTATTATCCTAATACAGGTCTAAAACTCTAATAATTCCTGTAATTCTTTTTCGAACCTATTTTTGGCCAAATATTGAGATTCTAAGCTGGGTTCAAAAGGAATTGGTGTTTCTAAACTCGCAACTCTTTTTACGGGAGCATCTAAATATTGAAAACAATTTTCCATAATCAATGCAGAAATATCAGATGCTATTCCTCCAAACATTGAATCTTCTTGCAAAATAATCGCTTTACCTGTTTTCTTAACCGATATTAAAATTGTGTCAACATCTAATGGTTGTAAGGTTCTTAAATCTATAACATCTGCTTCTATTTCAGAATGTTTTTCTAAGATTTCTAAAGCCCAATGTATACCGGTACCATAACTTATAACAGTTATTTGATTTCCTTCTTTTAACAAAGAAGCTTTTCCGAATGGAATAGTATAATAACCTTCAGGCACTTCTTCTCTAATACTACGATACAATGCTTTATGTTCGAAAAACAATACTGGATTAGGGTCTTCAATAGATGTCAATAATAATCCTTTAGCATCTGCCGGAAAAGCTGGATATACAACCTTTAAACCGGGAGTTTTTGTAAACCACGCTTCATTAGTCTGACTATGAAAAGGTCCTGCGCCAACACCTCCTCCACAAGGCATTCTTACCACTATATCTGCAGATTGGTTCCAACGATAATGGGATTTAGCCAATAAATTTACAATAGGATTAAATCCTGAAGAAACAAAATCAGCAAACTGCATCTCTACAATGGCTTTTGTACTATTAACAGATAATCCATATGCCGTAGAAATTACAGCAGACTCACAAATAGGTGTATTACGAACTCTATCTTTTCCAAATGCTGAAACAAAACCATCAGTAATTTTAAAAACACCTCCATAATCAGCAATATCCTGTCCCATAATAATAAGGTCACTATATCTACGCATTCCTTCCTTTAAGCTTTCAGAAATTGCATCAATAAGTCGAATTTCTTTTGTAGACCTTCCTGGTAGAATTTCTTTAAATTCAAATGTTTGATAAACATCTTTCAGTTCTTTTTCTAAAACAACTTGAATTTTTTCCTCCTCATTAGCTCTTTGCCAATGTGTTTCGATTTCAGTTTTAATCGCGGATTTTCCTTGAAGTTCATCTTCCTTAGAAAGAATTCCATTATCAATAAGATATTCTCTATAATTTTCTATTGGATCTTTTGCAGCCCAATACTCCATTAAATCTGCCGGAACATACTTGGTACCACTCGCTTCCTCATGACCACGCATTCTAAAAGTTTTAAACTCTAATAAAACAGGTCGTGGGTTTTGTCTTATACTTTCTGCTAATTCATTTACTTTGTTATAAACTTCTAATACATTATTACCATCTATAACATGCGATTCCATGCCATAGCCTAAACCTCGATCCGCAAGATGCTTACAATTGTATTGCTCTCTTGTCGGTGTAGACAATCCATATCCATTATTCTCAATACAAAAAAGTACGGGCAAACTCCATACGGATGCAATATTTAAAGCTTCATGAAAGTCTCCTTCACTAGTACCTCCTTCACCAGTAAAAACAGCAGTAGTTTTATTATTTTTTTTTAAAAGATTACCTAAAGCTACGCCACAAGCAACTCCTAATTGTGGTCCCAAATGCGAAATCATACCGACAATATTATATTCTTGTGTTCCAAAATGAAACGAACGATCTCGTCCATTAGTAAAACCACTAGCTTTACCTTGCCATTGACTAAAGAGTCTATATAACGGAACATCACGAGTAGTAAACACGCCTAAATTACGATGCATCGGCAAAACATATTCATCCTTATGTAATGCGGCCGTTACTCCAACCGAAATAGCCTCTTGGCCAATACCGCTAAACCATTTAGAAATTTTACCTTGACGAAGTAATATGAGCATTTTTTCTTCAATCAACCTCGGTTTAAGCATTTTGAAATATAGAGAAACAAGTAGTTCTTTACTATACTCTTTCTTATCAAAATCTAATAACAATTTCTCTTCTGCCATACAATTCAAAAATCAATACTCTTTAATATTTATAGGTTCTCCAAAATTGGAAAAATAGTATAGTAAATGTAATTATTTTTATTTCAGAAAAAACAATCAAATAACAATAATACTAAGTAGTTGTTAATTTAACTCTAACAATTATAAGAATTAACTAAATTTACCAAGCTTTATCGATAATATGTGAAAAAATAATTATTTTGACAGTTATCCACTATATTTTAAAAAAAGGCATCATCCATGATGTTTATTTAACGAAATACATTTATTTTAGTTAAAGTAAATTAAATAGTCATGAATAACATACCAAGTGTAGATCTTTCGGATTTTCTATCTGATGATCCATCACGTAAGCAAAAGTTCGTTAACGAAATAGGAAAAGCCTATGAAGAAATAGGCTTTGTAGCATTAAAAAATCATTTTCTAAGCGATAACTTAGTAGAAGAATTGTATAAGGAAGTAAAGGCATTTTTTGCCTTACCATTAGAAGATAAGCAGAAATATGAAATTGAAGGATTAGGTGGCCAAAGAGGTTACATTTCCTTTGGAAAAGAACACGCAAAAGGCAAAAAAGAAGGTGATTTAAAAGAATTTTGGCATTTTGGTCAAGAACCATCTGAAGATGCTAATTTAATCGAAGATTACCCTCCTAATGTAATTGTAGAAGAGCTAAAGGATTTTAACCACACAGGTATGGAAGCTTATAGAATGCTCGAAAAAACAGGAATCTATGTCCTTAGAGCTTTAGCAATATACATAGGTTTAGATGAATTTTATTTTGATCATTGGGCAAGTAATGGTAATAGTATTTTACGTCCTATTCACTATCCTCCTATTACTGAAGAACCAAAAGGTGCGGTACGTGCAGGAGCGCATGGTGACATCAACCTAATTACGTTATTAATGGGTGCGTCCACCGGCGGATTACAAGTACAGCGTAAAGATGGCGAATGGATTGATGCTATACCACAAGAGGATGAACTAGTAATCAATGTAGGAGATATGTTAGAACGTCATACCAATAACAAGTTACGTTCTACAATACATAAAGTAATCAATCCACCAAAGGAACAATGGGGTAAACCTAGATATTCTATTCCATTCTTTATGCATCCACGAAGCGATATGAAATTAAATTGTTTAGAAGAATGCATTACCGAAGAGAATCCTAAACAGTATGAGGATATTACTGCTGGTGATTTTCTGCATCAACGACTAGTTGAAATTGGATTGATTAAGAAGTAATTACTGCACATGGATTTAAAAGATCAATTAAAAAACTTATTTCCCGATCACGAACCTATTGAGGAGGAAAAAGATCTAAAAAAAGAAGATGGTATCTGGATGCAGGATGATCCAATTATCTGCAAATATGAGAAACGAAAAGGGAAACCAATTACCATATTAGAAGGATATACAGGTGCTGATGAAGATTTTAAGAAACTTGCTAAAGAAATAAAAACAAAATTAAGTGTTGGAGGAAGTTTTAAGGATGAACGCATTAT
Coding sequences:
- a CDS encoding thiamine pyrophosphate-dependent enzyme, with product MAEEKLLLDFDKKEYSKELLVSLYFKMLKPRLIEEKMLILLRQGKISKWFSGIGQEAISVGVTAALHKDEYVLPMHRNLGVFTTRDVPLYRLFSQWQGKASGFTNGRDRSFHFGTQEYNIVGMISHLGPQLGVACGVALGNLLKKNNKTTAVFTGEGGTSEGDFHEALNIASVWSLPVLFCIENNGYGLSTPTREQYNCKHLADRGLGYGMESHVIDGNNVLEVYNKVNELAESIRQNPRPVLLEFKTFRMRGHEEASGTKYVPADLMEYWAAKDPIENYREYLIDNGILSKEDELQGKSAIKTEIETHWQRANEEEKIQVVLEKELKDVYQTFEFKEILPGRSTKEIRLIDAISESLKEGMRRYSDLIIMGQDIADYGGVFKITDGFVSAFGKDRVRNTPICESAVISTAYGLSVNSTKAIVEMQFADFVSSGFNPIVNLLAKSHYRWNQSADIVVRMPCGGGVGAGPFHSQTNEAWFTKTPGLKVVYPAFPADAKGLLLTSIEDPNPVLFFEHKALYRSIREEVPEGYYTIPFGKASLLKEGNQITVISYGTGIHWALEILEKHSEIEADVIDLRTLQPLDVDTILISVKKTGKAIILQEDSMFGGIASDISALIMENCFQYLDAPVKRVASLETPIPFEPSLESQYLAKNRFEKELQELLEF
- a CDS encoding isopenicillin N synthase family oxygenase produces the protein MNNIPSVDLSDFLSDDPSRKQKFVNEIGKAYEEIGFVALKNHFLSDNLVEELYKEVKAFFALPLEDKQKYEIEGLGGQRGYISFGKEHAKGKKEGDLKEFWHFGQEPSEDANLIEDYPPNVIVEELKDFNHTGMEAYRMLEKTGIYVLRALAIYIGLDEFYFDHWASNGNSILRPIHYPPITEEPKGAVRAGAHGDINLITLLMGASTGGLQVQRKDGEWIDAIPQEDELVINVGDMLERHTNNKLRSTIHKVINPPKEQWGKPRYSIPFFMHPRSDMKLNCLEECITEENPKQYEDITAGDFLHQRLVEIGLIKK
- a CDS encoding translation initiation factor; its protein translation is MDLKDQLKNLFPDHEPIEEEKDLKKEDGIWMQDDPIICKYEKRKGKPITILEGYTGADEDFKKLAKEIKTKLSVGGSFKDERIIIQGDYRDKIMEILKTKGFKVKRVGG